The sequence TGCGGGCCACAATGGCACTACGGCCGCGGCCTATCTGGCCAAGTGCGGGCTAAGCGTCTGCCTGCTGGAGGAGAGACCAGATGGTGGTGGAGCGCAGGAGAACACCGAGCCGATAGCCGGTGTCCGCATTAGTCCGCACGCCATCGCTAACTGCGCCGGAGCGGCCCCAGGCTGGGAGCAATTGGAGTTGTGGAAGTACGGCTTTCGCATGCAATGGCCACCTACCACAATGTATCAGGGAAAACCACCGCCTTACGTGATGACCACCGATGGTTGGGTACGCATCATCGAGAAAGACATCCAGGGCTGGACCAAGCTCAGTGGTGCCCAGGCCCAGCCTCCCTTCACCAAAGAGCTGGCACGCGCTATCTTCTGGTGCCCACCCCACCCCCCTGAGGTCGAGCCAACAGTTGAAAACATCCCCTTCATGCAGGTCTACAAGCAGAGGCAGCCGGACGTATGGACTGAAGAACTGCTGGAGATGACCATGTTCGACCTGCTAGATGAGTATTTGGAAAGCGAGCCCCTCAAGGTTTATGCAGCATACCTGGCAGCTCTGGAAGTAGCCCACGGTCACTTTCAAGGAATGGCCATCCCCGCTTTCGGTGGAGTGGTGGCTTTCGGGTATTTCGATAGAACCGCCGGCCCTCGTGGCAATATGCATGGCTATTATCATGCTATCCTGCGCTGTGCTATAGCCCACGGTGCAACGGTGCGTACCTGCTGCCCTGTAGACGAGGTCATCGTCAGCAACGGGAGGGCAGTTGGGGTACGTTTGAGAGATAACGCCACCTGCGCAGAAAAGAAGATTTGGGCTAACAAGGCAGTTATCAGTGCCACCGATATCCAACAGACCTTTCTCAAGCTTATCGGGCCAGGGCACCTAGATGCTGGCCTTATACAGCGAATAAAGGACCTCA comes from Chloroflexota bacterium and encodes:
- a CDS encoding NAD(P)/FAD-dependent oxidoreductase yields the protein MALRRVEQRMRLRMTSEERYDVVIIGAGHNGTTAAAYLAKCGLSVCLLEERPDGGGAQENTEPIAGVRISPHAIANCAGAAPGWEQLELWKYGFRMQWPPTTMYQGKPPPYVMTTDGWVRIIEKDIQGWTKLSGAQAQPPFTKELARAIFWCPPHPPEVEPTVENIPFMQVYKQRQPDVWTEELLEMTMFDLLDEYLESEPLKVYAAYLAALEVAHGHFQGMAIPAFGGVVAFGYFDRTAGPRGNMHGYYHAILRCAIAHGATVRTCCPVDEVIVSNGRAVGVRLRDNATCAEKKIWANKAVISATDIQQTFLKLIGPGHLDAGLIQRIKDLSLKGGSLYHSQFLTREPFRYRAKFRGAWGRSGAFYGGIYPCDSREIYFENVADELSRRGRPTIPADRVMWLIVGSGQYNPTDPQCARPHRCLEGPMDIMVPSPEPYMKEPDGLNKIRDEINDYMRQALSQVVENVDSDNVVGQWAGTPYDSEFRNTGLLGGSWYGLRPCKDQWWNQRPLPELARYRTPIEGLYLCHQTSGHPGGLCLMAIPYNLMHILIEDGIAEPGDWWYPSPWYIPQQGKRSAIPG